In Candidatus Binatia bacterium, one DNA window encodes the following:
- the hspQ gene encoding heat shock protein HspQ: protein MLAREAKFRIGEVVRHRFLSFRGVIFDVDPTFDHTDEWWEAIPEKIRPKKDQPYYHLLAENEKTHYTAYVSEQNLLMDESGDPVTHPEVDDIFGDLEDGRYEPLHIEH from the coding sequence ATGCTTGCGCGCGAGGCCAAATTTCGAATCGGAGAGGTTGTTCGCCACCGATTCCTTTCCTTCCGTGGTGTGATTTTCGATGTCGATCCGACCTTTGATCATACCGATGAATGGTGGGAGGCGATTCCGGAGAAGATTCGCCCGAAGAAGGATCAGCCCTACTACCATCTCCTCGCGGAGAACGAGAAGACCCATTACACCGCCTACGTTTCCGAGCAGAATCTTTTGATGGACGAGTCCGGCGATCCGGTCACGCATCCGGAAGTGGATGATATCTTCGGAGATCTGGAAGATGGCCGGTACGAACCGCTCCATATCGAGCACTGA
- the rsmI gene encoding 16S rRNA (cytidine(1402)-2'-O)-methyltransferase, which translates to MPDPGVIFIVATPIGNLEDITLRAVRILGEVDFIAAEDTRRTGKLLSHLGLKTRMVSYHDATERRRAPELVARVVAGESMALVSDAGTPLVADPGFRLVSVAAAEGLQVVPVPGASAPLALLAASGLPTDRFRFVGFLPARAKARRDAIAEMKMEKDTLVLFETARRLPGALQDLADILGDRPAVVGRELTKKYEEIRRGTLASLEQHFREAPTIRGEIVLGIGRAATDDDSASRLVEAEERLAKRLAEGESPSRAARAVAEELGLSRREVYGLAHRKENS; encoded by the coding sequence ATGCCCGATCCGGGGGTGATTTTTATTGTCGCCACCCCGATCGGGAACCTGGAAGATATCACTCTGCGCGCCGTAAGGATTTTGGGCGAGGTCGATTTCATTGCGGCGGAAGATACCCGAAGAACGGGGAAACTTCTTTCGCACCTCGGACTGAAGACTCGGATGGTCTCCTATCATGACGCGACCGAGCGCAGGCGAGCTCCCGAACTGGTGGCGCGGGTCGTTGCTGGCGAATCCATGGCATTGGTCAGTGATGCGGGTACTCCTCTGGTCGCCGATCCTGGGTTTCGGCTCGTCTCGGTGGCCGCCGCCGAAGGGCTCCAGGTGGTCCCGGTCCCCGGGGCATCGGCGCCATTGGCTCTGTTGGCCGCTTCCGGTCTGCCGACCGATCGGTTCCGTTTTGTCGGCTTCCTGCCCGCGCGTGCCAAAGCCCGTCGGGATGCAATTGCCGAAATGAAGATGGAAAAGGATACCCTGGTTCTTTTCGAGACCGCTCGTCGTCTTCCTGGGGCATTGCAGGATCTCGCCGATATTCTCGGTGACCGTCCAGCGGTAGTTGGTCGGGAGTTGACCAAGAAATATGAGGAAATCCGCCGTGGTACGCTGGCCTCGTTGGAGCAGCACTTCCGCGAGGCGCCCACGATCCGTGGCGAGATCGTTCTGGGGATCGGGCGGGCCGCGACGGATGACGACTCCGCCAGCCGGCTCGTGGAGGCGGAGGAGCGACTGGCAAAGCGTCTGGCGGAAGGGGAAAGCCCATCACGAGCCGCCCGTGCCGTGGCGGAGGAGCTGGGATTATCCCGCCGGGAGGTCTATGGCCTCGCCCACCGCAAGGAAAACTCCTGA